The Buchnera aphidicola (Muscaphis stroyani) DNA window CTTTCAACATCTGAATTTGATGTTTATATTTTAAAATTAAGATAAGGTAATTTTTATGAATTATTTCGAATTATTTCATTTACCTGAAAAATTTAAAATTGATATGGAAATTCTTTCTAAAAAATATTATAAATTGCAGTTGAAATTTCATCCAGATTTGTTTATTAATTATTCCGATAGTAAAAAAAAAATATTTTAAAAAAATCAATAGAAATAAACAAAGGATATGAAACTTTAAAAAATTTTTTAAGCAGGGCAATTTATATACTTTTTTTAAATGGAGTCGAGGTTAATCATGAAGAAATTTTGTTAAATGATAAAGATTTTTTAAAAAGTCAATTTGATTTATATACAGAACTAGATTGTTTAAAGAAAAATCATTTAAATCAAAATAGACTAGATTATTTATTATGTGAAATAGAAAAAAAAATAAAAAAATATGAAAATAAAATTGAATTAGAAATTGATAATAAAAATTGGAAAAAAGCTGTTAAAGTAATATCTGAATTATTTTTTTTAATAAAAATCAAAAAAATTTTTACAAAATCAAATATTAAAGACACGTAAATTAAGGCGTTTTTAAATTATGTTTGTTAATGTGCATAAAAATAAAAAATTAATTTTAGGAATTGATCTTGGAACTACCTATTCCTTAGCTGCTGTGGTTGAAAAAGATCGTGTTATCTTATTATCAGATAGTAAAAAACGTTACTTGTTACCGTCCATTGTAAATTTTAATAAAAATAAAATTTCTGTTGGTTGGAGTGCTCAATCAAAAGAAGTTCAAGACCCATTAAATACTATTAGTTCCGTAAAACGTTTCATTGGTCGTTCTTTTCAATTTATTAAAAGAAATTTTCCTATTTTACCTTATAAAATAATACAAAATGAAAGTGGAGGCGTATATTTTTACACCGATGCAGGTTATATCAGTCCTGTAGATGTTTTCAGTCATATTTTAAATAAACTTAAAAAAAGAGCTTATTTTTATTCTAATCAAAAAATTGATGCTGCTATTATTACAGTACCTGCTTATTTTAATAACAACCAAAGGTTGGAAACAAAAAAAGCAGCTTTTTTATCAAATATAAATTTAGTTCGATTATTAAATGAACCAACAGCAGCTGCTCTTGCATACGGTTTGGAAACAGGTAAGCATGGAGTTGTTGTTGTATACGATTTAGGAGGAGGTACATTTGATATTTCAATATTAAAATTAAATAAAGGAGTATTTGAAGTATTAGCAACTGGCGGAGATTCGCATTTAGGAGGCGATGATTTTGATTTTGATTTATCGAAATATATTCATGAAAAATTGATTGAATGTAATAGTAAAGATTATTATTTTTCTCAATCTCTATTATTGGAGATTGCAAAAAAAACTAAAATCAAACTCACTAAAAATAAAAAAGTTGAAGTTAATTTTTTAAATTGGAAAGGACATATTACTCGTGATGAATTTAATCTAATTATTGAAAATAAAGTTAAAAGAACTTTGTCAATTTGTTCAAAATTGATGAAAGAAATTGATTTAAACATAACAAATGTTGAAGAAGTTATTTTAGTGGGTGGTTCTACTCGTATTCCATTGATTCATGAACAAGTTTCAATGTTTTTTAAGAAAAATCCTTTAACATCTATTGATCCAGAAAAAGTTGTAGCAATAGGTGCTGCCCTTCATGCAAATATGCTTTTTGGGAAACAATCAAAAAATAAAACACTTTTATTAGATGTTATACCTATTTCTTTAGGAATTGAAGTTATGGGTGGTTTTATGGAAAAAATTATTCTTCGAAACACTTTAATACCCATTTCAAAAACAAAAGAATTTACAACTTTCAAAGATGGTCAAACAACTATTCTTATTCATATTTTGCAAGGAGAAAAAGAACTAGTTAAAGATTGCG harbors:
- the hscA gene encoding Fe-S protein assembly chaperone HscA — translated: MMFVNVHKNKKLILGIDLGTTYSLAAVVEKDRVILLSDSKKRYLLPSIVNFNKNKISVGWSAQSKEVQDPLNTISSVKRFIGRSFQFIKRNFPILPYKIIQNESGGVYFYTDAGYISPVDVFSHILNKLKKRAYFYSNQKIDAAIITVPAYFNNNQRLETKKAAFLSNINLVRLLNEPTAAALAYGLETGKHGVVVVYDLGGGTFDISILKLNKGVFEVLATGGDSHLGGDDFDFDLSKYIHEKLIECNSKDYYFSQSLLLEIAKKTKIKLTKNKKVEVNFLNWKGHITRDEFNLIIENKVKRTLSICSKLMKEIDLNITNVEEVILVGGSTRIPLIHEQVSMFFKKNPLTSIDPEKVVAIGAALHANMLFGKQSKNKTLLLDVIPISLGIEVMGGFMEKIILRNTLIPISKTKEFTTFKDGQTTILIHILQGEKELVKDCVSLSRFVLKNISSKKAGIVRILVTFEIDTDGLISIKASEKLSNREKKIQIDQFDFFKKNTS